A single window of Hymenobacter sp. APR13 DNA harbors:
- a CDS encoding DoxX family protein yields MPGFRRFSRFLLAFLFVGAGITHFVASGPFVRIVPPYLPAPLLLVYLSGVAEIAGGLGLLLPATRRWAAGGLVLLLIAVFPANVYMLQSHGAGLAVPQWALWLRLPLQTGLIAWVWWVRK; encoded by the coding sequence ATGCCTGGTTTTCGCCGCTTCAGCCGCTTTCTGCTGGCCTTTCTGTTCGTGGGGGCTGGCATTACTCACTTTGTGGCGTCTGGCCCGTTCGTACGCATCGTGCCGCCGTATTTGCCGGCGCCGCTGCTGCTGGTGTACCTGAGCGGCGTGGCCGAAATTGCCGGCGGCCTGGGGCTGCTGCTGCCTGCCACCCGCCGCTGGGCCGCCGGGGGTCTGGTTTTGCTGCTGATAGCCGTGTTTCCGGCCAACGTGTACATGCTGCAAAGCCACGGCGCGGGCCTGGCAGTGCCGCAGTGGGCGCTGTGGCTTCGCCTGCCCCTACAGACCGGGCTGATAGCCTGGGTGTGGTGGGTGCGGAAGTAA
- the recJ gene encoding single-stranded-DNA-specific exonuclease RecJ: protein MEKRWIRKPAPDAEKVRHLADALRVKEAIVALLCQREISSFEEARAYFRPDLSTLPDPLLMRDMDRAVARLREALHAGQKVLVFGDYDVDGTTSVALVYSFLLPYFGPERIDYYIPDRYKEGYGVSEAGIDFAAANDYALIIALDCGVKSVDKVAYANDRGVDFIICDHHLPGTELPAAVAVLDPKRADCPYPFKELSGCGVGFKLMQAFAEDQGLDEAPLYDLLDLVAVSIAADIVPIVGENRTLAYHGLRLLNDPQRPQRAGLDALRELAGLQTAELNISSLVFGFAPRINAAGRMGDAKRSVAMLLAGSKQEAFDKAAVVDKTNQERRGFDTSITKEALDMIEADALFQDAHTTVLFKQDWHKGVVGIVASRCLDKYYRPTIILTESNGKATGSARSVAGFDVHQAIEECADLLDQYGGHMYAAGLTLPVENVPAFREKFERIVAGRIRPEQMIPPVDIDAELPLHEVTRNFHKLLCQMEPFGPGNSNPTFMARNVYAAPDSARVVGNSHLKLALTQDGHHVVDAIGFGLAEHLPQIQQGQPFSVCYTVEINEYRGVKTLQLRVKDIRWE, encoded by the coding sequence ATGGAAAAACGATGGATTCGCAAGCCAGCCCCCGACGCTGAAAAAGTCCGGCACCTGGCCGACGCCCTGCGCGTCAAGGAAGCCATTGTAGCGCTGCTCTGCCAGCGCGAAATCAGCTCTTTCGAAGAAGCCCGCGCCTACTTCCGGCCCGACCTGAGCACCCTGCCCGACCCGCTGCTGATGCGCGACATGGACCGCGCCGTGGCTCGCCTGCGCGAAGCCCTGCACGCCGGCCAGAAGGTGCTCGTGTTCGGCGACTACGACGTGGACGGCACCACTTCCGTGGCGCTGGTGTACAGCTTCCTGCTGCCGTATTTCGGCCCGGAGCGCATCGACTACTACATTCCGGACCGCTACAAGGAAGGCTACGGCGTGTCGGAGGCCGGCATCGACTTTGCGGCCGCCAACGACTACGCGCTGATTATTGCGCTGGACTGCGGCGTGAAATCGGTGGATAAGGTGGCCTACGCCAACGACCGGGGCGTGGACTTCATCATCTGCGACCACCACTTGCCGGGCACCGAGCTGCCGGCCGCCGTAGCCGTGCTCGACCCTAAGCGTGCCGACTGTCCTTACCCGTTCAAGGAGCTGAGCGGCTGCGGCGTGGGCTTCAAGCTGATGCAGGCCTTCGCTGAAGACCAGGGCCTCGACGAAGCCCCGCTCTACGACCTGCTCGACCTGGTAGCCGTGAGCATTGCGGCGGATATTGTGCCGATTGTGGGCGAAAACCGCACGCTGGCCTACCACGGCCTGCGCCTGCTCAACGACCCCCAGCGCCCCCAGCGCGCCGGCCTCGATGCGCTGCGCGAGCTGGCCGGCCTGCAAACCGCGGAGCTGAACATCAGCAGCCTGGTGTTTGGCTTCGCGCCCCGCATCAACGCCGCCGGCCGCATGGGCGACGCCAAACGCTCGGTGGCCATGCTGCTGGCCGGCAGCAAGCAGGAGGCCTTCGACAAGGCCGCCGTAGTCGACAAAACCAACCAGGAGCGCCGCGGCTTCGATACCAGCATCACCAAGGAGGCCCTGGACATGATTGAGGCCGACGCGCTGTTTCAGGACGCGCACACCACGGTGCTGTTCAAGCAGGACTGGCACAAGGGCGTGGTGGGCATCGTAGCCTCACGCTGCCTCGACAAGTACTACCGGCCCACCATCATCCTCACCGAAAGCAACGGCAAAGCCACCGGCTCGGCGCGCTCGGTGGCAGGCTTTGACGTGCACCAGGCCATTGAGGAGTGCGCCGATTTGCTCGACCAATACGGCGGCCATATGTACGCGGCCGGCCTCACGCTGCCCGTGGAAAACGTGCCCGCGTTCCGTGAGAAGTTCGAGCGGATAGTGGCGGGCCGCATCCGGCCGGAGCAGATGATTCCGCCCGTGGACATTGATGCCGAGCTGCCGCTGCACGAGGTGACGCGCAATTTCCACAAGCTGCTGTGCCAGATGGAGCCTTTCGGGCCCGGTAACAGCAACCCCACCTTCATGGCCCGCAACGTGTACGCCGCCCCCGATTCGGCGCGGGTGGTGGGCAACTCGCACCTCAAGCTGGCCCTCACCCAAGACGGCCACCACGTGGTGGACGCCATCGGGTTTGGCCTGGCCGAGCACCTGCCCCAGATTCAGCAGGGCCAGCCGTTTAGCGTGTGCTACACGGTGGAAATCAACGAATACCGCGGCGTAAAAACCCTGCAGCTCCGCGTGAAGGACATCCGCTGGGAGTAA